From Pseudomonas putida, one genomic window encodes:
- a CDS encoding antitoxin Xre/MbcA/ParS toxin-binding domain-containing protein, with translation MLAEQWLCRPCGHLMGFVPFEMLDTSLGFSLVVDYLERLLLGVYQ, from the coding sequence ATGCTCGCGGAGCAGTGGCTTTGTCGGCCGTGCGGTCATTTGATGGGTTTTGTTCCATTCGAGATGCTCGACACGTCGCTCGGGTTCAGCCTAGTAGTGGACTATCTTGAGCGTCTACTCTTGGGTGTCTACCAATAG
- a CDS encoding DUF2790 domain-containing protein, whose product MKVIKSITAILAIVASSAALAEGGSDRLYGKMIQANEQAMRAYAAANGKKPPEVIHYRYGMRPDVARVISMTSTTASCDVMPAQMNYEDSNGDVKILEYRTAGVGCRGQN is encoded by the coding sequence ATGAAAGTCATCAAAAGTATCACCGCCATCCTGGCCATAGTGGCCTCCTCAGCCGCACTCGCCGAAGGAGGATCCGACCGTCTATACGGGAAAATGATTCAGGCCAATGAGCAAGCTATGCGAGCTTATGCAGCCGCCAATGGTAAGAAGCCACCGGAGGTGATCCATTATCGCTACGGGATGCGGCCCGACGTGGCGAGGGTAATCAGCATGACATCGACCACGGCGAGCTGTGACGTGATGCCGGCACAGATGAACTACGAGGATTCCAACGGAGACGTGAAAATCCTTGAATACCGGACCGCTGGAGTCGGTTGCCGGGGCCAGAACTGA
- a CDS encoding DUF2790 domain-containing protein → MKKLIIAAALVVFSVASQANTFSESKQLQYTKEHQTAVAKYAEKNGKPMPEIQDYKYGMKIDVAKFVRQSQDPRTCQVYPRLMTFEDSQGTLKTVRYSMYSQCINNK, encoded by the coding sequence ATGAAAAAGCTAATTATCGCTGCTGCACTTGTTGTTTTCTCGGTGGCTTCGCAGGCCAACACTTTCTCCGAGAGCAAGCAGCTGCAATACACCAAGGAACACCAGACCGCAGTGGCCAAGTACGCGGAGAAAAATGGCAAGCCAATGCCAGAGATTCAGGATTACAAATATGGCATGAAGATCGACGTTGCTAAGTTCGTACGTCAGTCGCAGGACCCCCGTACCTGCCAGGTCTACCCACGGTTGATGACCTTCGAGGACTCCCAGGGCACGCTGAAGACTGTTCGTTACTCGATGTATTCGCAATGCATCAACAACAAGTAG
- a CDS encoding DUF411 domain-containing protein translates to MPTNRVFVRLAAIAGLLVTSAAYAAEPLSINVHRDANCGCCKKWIAHLEANGFKVIDHVETDMSAVKQKVGVAPRLASCHTAVIDGKFVEGHVPAEQIRELRGRNDLAGIAVPGMPAGSPGMEVDGVSHTYQVIGLTKSGEDQVVANYPAK, encoded by the coding sequence ATGCCAACTAACCGGGTCTTCGTTCGGCTAGCTGCTATCGCTGGGCTTCTGGTGACCTCGGCGGCCTACGCTGCCGAGCCATTGTCCATCAACGTTCACCGAGACGCGAACTGCGGTTGCTGCAAGAAGTGGATCGCGCACCTGGAAGCTAATGGTTTCAAAGTGATCGACCATGTTGAGACGGACATGAGCGCAGTGAAACAGAAGGTGGGCGTAGCGCCACGGTTAGCGTCCTGCCACACAGCAGTGATCGACGGAAAGTTTGTCGAAGGTCACGTGCCAGCTGAGCAGATTCGAGAGCTCAGGGGGCGGAACGATCTGGCCGGGATCGCCGTACCAGGAATGCCAGCTGGATCCCCAGGCATGGAGGTTGATGGCGTAAGCCATACCTACCAAGTCATTGGTTTAACCAAAAGCGGCGAGGACCAAGTAGTCGCCAACTATCCGGCCAAATAA